aatgtagaggaaatggacaatttcctggaaacatatgaacaacctagactgatcagagaagaaatagaagacctcaaccaacccatcacaagcaaagagatccaatcagtcatcaaaaatcttcccacaaataaatgcccagggccagatggcttcacaggggaattctaccaaactttccagaaagaactgacaccaatcttactcaaactctttcaaaacaatgaagaaaatggaacactacctaactcattttatgaagctaacatcaatctaataccaaaaccaggcaaagatgctacaaaaaaggaaaactaccggccagtctccctaatgaatatagatgccaaaatcctcaacaaaatacttgcaaatcaaatccaaagaaacattaaaaaaattatacaccatgaccaagtggggtttattccaggcatgcaacgatggctcaacataagaaaatcaatgtattacaacacattaacaagtcaaaagggaaaaatcaattgatcatctcaatagatgctgaaaaagcatttgacaaaatccaacatccctttttgataaaaacacttcaaaaggtaggaattgaaggaaacttcctcaacatgataaagagcatatatgaaaaacctacagccagcatagtactcaatggtgagagactgaaagccttccctctaagatcaggaacaagagaaggatgcccgctgtcaccactgttattcaacattgtgttggaagtgctagccagggcaatccggcaaaacaaagaaataaaaggcatccaaattggaaaagaagaagtaaaacagtcattgtttgcagatgatatgatcttatatctagaaaaccctgagaaatcgactatacagctactagagctaataaacaaatttagcaaagtagcgggatacaaggttaatgcacataagtcagtaatgtttctatatgctagaaatgaacaaactgaagagacactcaagaaaaagataccattttcaatagcaactaaaaaaatcaagtacctaggaataaacttaaccaaagatgtaaaagacctatacaaagaaaactacataactctactaaaagaaatagaaggggaccttaaaagatggaaaaatattccatgttcatggataggaaggctaaatgtcattaagatgtcaattctacccaaactcatctacagattcaatgcaatcccaatcaaaattccaacaacctactttgcagacttggagaagctagtaatcaaatttatttggaaagggaagatgcctcaagttgctaaagacactctaataaaacagaaaacgaagtgggaggacttacactccctgactttgaagcttattataaagccacagttgcgaaaacagcatggtactggcacaaagatagacatatagatcaatggaatcgaattgagaattcggagatagaccctcagatctatggctgactgatctttgataaggcccccaaagtcactgaactgagtcataatggtcttttcaacaaatggggctgggagagttggatatccatatccaaaagaataaaagaggacccctacctcaccccctacacaaaaattaactcaaaatggaccaaagatctcaatataaaagaaagtaccataaaactcctagaagataatgtaggaaaacatcttcaagacctcgtattaggcggccacttcctagactttacacccaaagcacaagcaacaaaagagaaaacagataaatgggaactcctcaagcttagaagtttctgcacctcaaaggaatttctcaaaaaggtaaagaggcagccaactcaatgggaaaaaatttttggaaaccatgtatctgacaaaagactgatatcttgcatatataaagaaatcctacaactcaatgacaatagtacagacagcccacttataaaatgggcaaaagatatgaaaagacagttctctgaagaggaaatacaaatggccaagaaacacatgaaaaaatgttcagcttcactagctattagtgagatgcaaattaagaccacaatgagataccatctaacaccgattagaatggctgccattaaacaaacaggaaactacaaatgctggaggggatgtggagaaattgggactcttattcattgttggtgggactgtataacggttcagccactctggaagtcagtctggcaggtccttagaaaactagatatagagttaccattcgatccagcgattgcacttctcggtatatacccggaagatcggaaagcagtgacacgaacagatatctgcacgccaatgttcatagcagcattattcacaattgccaagagatggaaacaacccaaatgtccttcaacagatgagtggataaataaaatgtggtatatacacacgatggaatactacgcggcagtaagaaggaacgatctcgtgaaacatatgacaacatggatgaaccctgaagacataatgctgagcgaaataagccaggcacaaaaagagaaatattatatgctaccactaatgtgaactttgaaaaatgtaaaacaaatggtttataatgtagaatgtaggggaactagcaatagagagcaattaaggaaggtggaacaataatccaagaagaacagataagctatttaacgttctggggatgcccaggaatgactatggtctgttaattcctgatggatatagtaggagcaagttcacagaaatgttgctatattaggtaactttcttggggtaaagtaggaacatgttggaagttaagcagttatcttaggttagttgtctttttcttactcccttgttatggtctctttgaaatgttcttttattgtatgtttgttttctttttaagtttttttttcatacagttgatttaaaaaagaagggaaagttaaaaaaaaaaaagaaaaaaaagaaaaacaaggggaaaaaaaaaaagatgtagtgcccccttgaggagcctgtggagaatgcaggggtattcgcctaccccacctccatggttgctaacatgaccacagacatagcggactggtggtttgatgggttgagccctctaccataggttttacccttgggaagacggttgctgcaaaggagaggctaggcctccctacggttgtgcctaagagcctcctcccgaatgcctctttgttgctcagatgtggccctgtctctctagctaagccaacttgaaaggtgaaatcactgccctcccccctacgtgggatcagacacccaggggagtgaatctccctggcaacgtggaatacgactcccggggaggaatgtagacctggcatcgtgggacggagaacatcttcttgaccaaaagggggatgtgaaaggaaatgaaataagcttcagtggcagagagattccaaaaggagctgagaggtcactctggtgggcactcttatgcacactttagacaaccctttttatttttatttttatttttttttttattttttattttttttttgaccatAACTTCAAGATTTTATTAtcataataaaacaaaagacaaagctTAGAACTGGATCACTTGGCCCTTTCTCTTCTTGTCTCCTGCCAGTTCAAAATGTTTGCATCTCTTAATAGCCAACATTCTCTTAGATCTGCAGTTGGGCTCAACGCATTCAAGCCTCAGCACAATCTTCTTTGTAGTTTTAGCCTTCTTCCGGAAAATTGGCTTAGTCTGCCCACCGTAGCCACTCTGCTTCCTGTCATAACGCCGCTTTCCCTGGGCATATAGAGAATCCTTGCCCTTCTTGTACTGTGTCACTTTGTGGGGCTGGTGCTTACCACACTTCTTACAGAAGGTCCGGCGGGTTTTAGGAACGTTCACCATGTCTGCTGGAGCGCTAGCAGCACGAAAAAAAAgctagacaaccctttttaggttctaaagaattggggtagctggtggtggatacctgaaactatcaaactacaacccaaaacccatgaatcttgaagacagttgtataaaagtgtagcttatgaggggtgacaatgggattgggaaagccataaggaccacaccccacttcgtctagtttatggatggatgagtagaaaaataggggaaggaaacaaacagacaaaggtacccagtattcttttttactccaattgctctttttcactctaattattattcttgttatttgtgtgtgtgtgctaatgaaggtgccagggattgatttgggtgatgaatgtaccagtaggtaatggtactgtaaacaatcgaaagtacgatttgttttgtatgactgtgtggtatgtggatatatctcaataaaatgaagattaaaaaaaaaaaaatcaaaaggaaaaaatatgcttgtaatttttaaaaagcatctttctgacagaaaaagaaataaaatgactcTTAAATATATGTAAGGATGCTCACatctcatttaattaaaaaaatggaaaatcaaaaaaaaaaaaaaaaaaagaatccaaggaACATAAGCTAAACCACAAAATAGGAGCACTTAGCTGTGGATacacaataattatttttctcctatttattCTCTAAATCATCTCCTTAaatctttttccccttttttatctgaatcctattacttttctcatttgttttattagagaagtagtagatttacagaaaagctcatgcataaagtacagttGTTACcacataccatcctattatttaaattatacattACTGAGGTATATCTATTACAATTCacgaaaacattttataattatactattaactattgtctatTGTttgcattaaggttcactgtgttgtattgtcctctttctatttttacatttttgttttagtaACACATATAAACCTAAacatcccccttttaaccacattcgactataacattcattgctgttgattgtattcacaatattgtgctatcacatccaccatccattactaaacctTTCCACCAACCCAAATAGAGACTAGTTCCAAAAAGtcacctctctctccctcccaatatctctctctctctagttttctctctctacttttaaTAAATGCACTTGCCTGCTTTACTCTGAAGCTAAATTTTCATAAACTCTGGGAAAATGGCTGGAGTTTGGGAGGAACCTGGGATTTACAGCTATAAAAACAAAACTGGTGATGCTTTAGTACTTGGAGCTTCATAAAACTGttaaatgctataaatattctactttgtgtttatctgttaagtaaacaaataaatgaaaattaaaaatcaatattcataTTTATGACATTTAGAAATTACAAAATCAGTACCCTATTTCCCAAAATCTAACTTAAAGatcaaaaattatgaaaacaagaGGGAAAATCATAGTTTATGCCCacatgaaaacaaatttaaagacTGCATTGAAGATATAATAATAAAGAACTGTATTAAGTGAGAGTTGCAGCATACATGGAGGAAAAGATagtaaaacaacaagaaaaaacagaaaatagcaaggaaATAGTGAGACAATTATATTAGGATATTGTTTAGAAACTTGATATATAATTGACAAATCTACATAAAATAAGATTCCTTAAATAGAACAAAGATGTGGCTCCATTTAGTTTCTTTAAATAACCAATGTACTCCAATGTAcatcaagagagaaagagaagaaacacatATGTAGTACATTGTGAATGATGCATAACCTCAGattcagaagaaattaaaaaagtacAATGAGGCAAgaaggtggcatagagaggagtggaagctaagtagtccccctggaacaactacaaaaaaccagaaacaactagttaaTAATCCAGAATacctgtggggggacaaacgagaccatccactcatcatacaccaacctgaattgggaggaatgcctgagaacacagcataaaatctgtaagtaaaacctgcggatccaagtcgtgagaccccctcccccatagcctgagcggcaaagccttgtggtgccagagagaagctctctcccagcaagtgaatacagctcagctgagctccaattggggttttaagtagcgagtgtgaactgctcactacaggtacgaatcccaagaaaacagacagaagctttgggtgatgactgacctgggagagctggagggtcaccttgggctgggtctgaaggggactatctgtttcttttttggctcagtggagaaaccccagtcattttcagtttccagggctgtgaagcggagaagggtggagacagcacaagcagagagcgagaccattgaaatgctaatgacctccacctgggggctctgttctctctaggaggaaaggggtggggccctttccattcagaaccagaccccagagcctgggggaacacggccatacctcttcacaccagtcaagaattataggctaacaggcatcacctgctgggcagaaaagcatagtgacccgaggcatcaaagggtggagcaattttctaagacacaccctcagggaaaccagatactgaatatttcttccctctgggacctgagcctgttctggtctgggaaaacctgatttggataaccaaggaaaccatgcttagacaacagaaaattacaacctacactaagaaaaacaaagttatggcccagtcaaaggaacaaatgtacacttcaactgagatacaggaatttaaacaactaatgctaaatcaattcaaaaagtttagagaagatattgcaaaagagatagaggctgtaaaggaagcactgggcatgtatacggcagaaatcagaagttcgataaaacaactagtagaatctatggaaatgaaaggcacaacacaagagatgaaagacacaatggaaacatacaacagcagatctcaagaggcagaagaaaacactcaggaactggagaacaaaacacctgaaagcctacacgcaaaggagcagatgaagaaaagaatgaaaaaatatgagcaacatctccggaaactcaaggatgaaatgaagtacaataatgtacatatcattggtttcccagaaggagaagagaagggaaagggggcagaagcaataatagaggaaataattaatgaaaatttcccatctcttatgaaagacataaaattacagatccaagaagtgcagcgtactccaaagagaagagatatgaatagacctacgccaagacacttaataatcagattatcaaatgtcaaagacaaagagagaatcctgaaagcagcaagagaaaagtgatccattacatacaaaggaagcttactaagactatgtgcggatctctcagcagaaaccatggaggcaagaaggaagtgctgtgatatatttaagatactgaaggagaaaaaccgccaaccaagaatcctgtatccagcaaagctgtccttcaaatatgagggagagctgaaaatattttctgacaaacagacaatgagagactttgtgaacaagacacctgtcctaaaggaaatactaaaggaagcactacacggtgatagaagacaggagtgcatggtttggaacacaatttggggagatggtagcacaacaatgtaagtacactgaacaaaggtaactatgaatatggttgagagaggaagatggggagcatgtgagacaccagaagaaaggagaaaagataaagactgggactgtgtaacttggtgaaatctagagtattcaacaattgtgataaaatgtacaaatatgttcttttacgagggagaacaagcaaatgtcaaccttgcaaggtgttaaaaatggggaggcattgggggagggatgcaatcagcataaactagagactgtaactaatagaatcattgttttatgcttcctttaatgtaacaaaggtgatataccaaggtgaatgcagataagaggggaggataggggaggcatgttagacacgacattggtgatattgtctgattctttattctactttgatttaaggctatttttccttttgctgcttcctagctgtctttttttttcctctttcttttgcctctctaccttgactctccctcctgccttgtggaagaaatgtagatgctcttatatagataatggtgaaggtggtgaacacataaatgtatgaccatgcaaaaaaccactgattatttacttgggatggaatgtatggtgagtgaacaaaaccatattaaaaaaaaaaaaagggttgatgacaaaacctcgagggcaatatactgagtgaaataagccagacacattaggacaattattgcagggtctcactgataggaactaattataatatgtaaactcatagacatgaaatataaggtaccaagatataggatgaggcttaagaatggggagtggttgcttagtatgagcagaatgttcaattaggatgcacttaaatgtttggaaatgaacaggggtgttggtagcaagatgtgagaataactaacagcaccaaatggtgtgtgaat
The Choloepus didactylus isolate mChoDid1 chromosome 4, mChoDid1.pri, whole genome shotgun sequence DNA segment above includes these coding regions:
- the LOC119532516 gene encoding 60S ribosomal protein L36a-like, coding for MVNVPKTRRTFCKKCGKHQPHKVTQYKKGKDSLYAQGKRRYDRKQSGYGGQTKPIFRKKAKTTKKIVLRLECVEPNCRSKRMLAIKRCKHFELAGDKKRKGQVIQF